CGCTTTTGCGAGATCATTTCAGAATATGACGCCGAAAAGCGCGGCGCGTGTTCCGCCTTCGCGCCCATTTCGGTGAGCGCAGAAAAGCCGGACGACGACTTCAGTCTCTCACTGATTAGAATCAATCACGTTGATGATTTTGGAGCGATTCGATCCAAAATCATCCTGATCTAGTGACGTCGGCGAAAGGCTGCATAGCCGCCATCGGCGTCGTAGAGCACATCGAAACCATTCAACAGACGGTAGCTGGTATTGACGAAGACGCGGGTCGGCGACACGCGCAGATGAATTCCGTCCGGTGCCAGCGGGGACGTGCTGCCGACTGTAAATTGATACAGTTCCGAGGAATTTTCCGGTGCACCGATCCTGACCGAGACGTTGGTGCCGTCCGGCAGCGTGCGAGTCACCGCGCCGGCTTGGTCCGGCGGCACCGTCATGAACATCGCCGACACGCCGGTATCCATCAGCATGCTGCCGCAGGCTGGGGGCGTCCGTCCGTTCAGCGCAATACAGGCAGGGATGCCGGCCCAGTCACGGCCGTCCGGTTGCCGATCGAGTTTCACGAACCGGAAGTCGCCGCGCGTATTTGCGCCGGTCAAGCCGACATGCACGCCCTCGCGGGTCAGGACATAGCCTTGGCGACGTCGGCCGTCGCCGGGGGCAACCCGCAGCAGCGGATTCTTGTCCGGGGTGCTCTGGTTCTGCCGGTCACCCTCACGGCCGAAGCCAATGCCGACCATGGCAATGTTGCGAGGCGACGAACGCGGCGTGCAGTTGCGCGCATTTCTCAGGCAATCGACGCGTGTGACAGCGAGCACCGGCATCGGTTCGGTATCGAGCCGCTCCCCATTCTGTCCGACAAGAGTAAGCCGCGTGATCACCCATCGACCGCGCATGATGCGGCCCGAGCTTGTATAGGTCAGCTGGCCGTTGCCGATCGATTGAAGCTGACCGAAATTCGGAACGGAGCGCGCGGCGACGACAACGCCGGTCGACCCGGAATCGATCACCGCGCGTATTGTGCGCTCGCCAAAAGACAGGCCGATGCGGGGGACCGCATCGATGCCATCCTTATGCGCGTTGAGATAACGAAGGAAGCGTCCCTCATTGAAAGCCTCGTAACTCGGTGTCGCCTGCGCGGACGCTGCAGCCGTGAAGGCGAGGGAGGCAAGAAAGGTCAAAGCGAGCGTGGGCAGGTCAGGGCGCATCGGTGTTTGTTCTCGTCTTGCGAGTCGCTAAAACCCTTGAGGCTGCGTGTTGAGTTGCCCTTATGGTGCTTCAATTCGAAGATATCGATCCTAAATTCGCGAGTTCCAATACGGAGCATACGTTGTGCTTTGGAACCGGTCCCAGAACGCGTTACAAAAGCTCATGAAACAGATCGCCCTTGCTGCCGTCGCCGTCGCCTTGCCGGCCATGGGCCTTGCCGCCGAGCCGAACAGCAAGCCGACAAAGAAGCCTGCGGATACGAAAGGGCAGACGAGTCACAAGAGCCAGACCAAACCCTGTTCCGAGTATGGTGAGGGCTTTGTGAGGCTCGAGGGCTCATCGACCTGCGTCAAGGTCAGTGGCTATGTGAGATTCCAGGCCGGCCGAAGCCGGTAACGCGACGCAGATTCGATGCGTGCTTCGCTACAAGCAATCCCATCCAGACCGATTGTGAAAACTGAATGGTGGGCGCGACAGGGATTGAACCTGTGACCCCTCCCGTGTGAAGGGAGTGCTCTCCCGCTGAGCTACGCGCCCGAAGCCGCCGCTTTTAAGTGGCTTCCAAAAAGTGTCAAGCGCGCCGAGGCGTGCTCGTTCAACGTGATGGCATTATCGCGGTGCGGGCCACCCGCCCGACGGAGGCGGCGCCGAACGCTGCGGCGCTGGCTGAGTGAAGCCCCCGTTGCTTGCCGGAGGCGGATTGAAGCCGCTGGTCGAGGGGGCAGGCGCGCCGCCGCCGTCGCCGGGTTCGGGCTGCTCCTGTGCTGCCGCGGCCGCCGGTGCGCGCCGCTTCGCGACAGGTGTTTTCTTGGCCGGACGGCGAGCAGGAGTTGCCTTGACCAGTTCGGCCATGACAGGGCTGGGATCAAAGCGCGGCTCGGTCATGGTCACGCCAGAGTCGTCACTGCCGCGGATGTCTTCCGGCGGAATCAGTTTCACCGCCACGGTCTGGGGCTGGTAGCCGTTCAGGCTGTAGGTTACCTGCATGTCGGCGGCAGGCACGGCGAGGGCGCACGGCGTACGGCAGGTCTGACCGCCGGACGTCTTGACCTCGGCACCTGCAGGTTCGGATTCGAATTGCAGCGGAACAGTCGGCGTTGCTGTCTTCATCAGGTCGCCGGACGCCGTACATCCGGCAAGCGCCACCCCGCAGATCGCAAACACTAAAACTTTACTCATGGGTCTTAATCCATCACTGGGGGGCCCCGTCATGCCCCGACCCTGTTGTCGGAACCTTACGGGCCGGCCGGCCCGCGTGCAACCCGGGCCAATTCCGGTCTCCGCTGCGTGCGGCTAGCATTTCACGGGACCAGGCGGAAGCCCACAATCGTATCAAATCTAAGGCGATTTGCGCGGAATATGGTTAATTTACACTGCTGGTTGCAGGCACGAGTTCCATCACCAGAGCCGGCAATTGCTCGAAATGGCTGACTAACCGGTCCGGCGACAGCTTGGCCATGGGAATATCGGTATAGCCGAAATCCACTCCGATGATTGGAATCCCAGCGGCGCGCGCGGTCCGCACGTCGGTATCGGAATCGCCAACCATGACCGCCCGGCTGATGTCGCCACCGGCGTGCTGGATCGTCCGGATGAGCATTTCCGGATCCGGCTTTTTCATCGGAAATGTGTCCTGCCCGCAGATCGCAGCGAAATGTGCCTTCATGTCGAGCGCATCAAGCAAACGCACCGACAGCGATTCGTATTTGTTGGTGCAGACCGCGAGCGTGAAGCCTTGCGCGCCCAGGACCTCGAGCACATCCTCGCATCCGGGATAGGGGCGTGAGTGATCGGCGATATGTTCCTGATAATGCCGGACATATTGCTCAAAAAGAGCATCGACGGCCGCTTCGCCGAGATGACGCTGTTGTTCGATCAGGGCTTCTTCAATCAATGGCCGTACGCCGCCGCCGATCATCGCGCGTGCCTTTTCGAACGGCACCGGTGGGATGTTTTCCAGCGTCAGAACCAGATTGAGGGTCGCGATCAGGTCGGGTGCGGTATCGACGAGGGTGCCGTCCAGGTCGAACACGATGATGGGATTTGACATTGCGCGGCGGGTCCTGGAGCTGGCCTCATGGAATTGGGCTAAAGCGCGCCGGTCCGGAAGGCAAGGGCGTCGGAAAAGGACACTAGTGTTCTGACCCCAAACGAGGCTAGACAACCTCCAAATTTCCTGCGACCCCACACCCATACCCGCCATGACGCCCGATGATCTGAAACGCCAGGCCGCCGCCCGCGCCCTTGATTGGGTGCGACCCGGCATGCGTCTTGGGCTTGGCACCGGGTCGACGGCGCGCCATTTCGTCGAATTGCTTGGTGAACGTGTGCGCGCCGGTCTCGATGTTATTGGCGTGCCGACATCCGAAACGACGCAGGCGGACGCCGAGCGTTTCGGCGTGCCGGTGACAACGCTGGACGACGAGCCCCGCCTGCAAGTCACTGTCGATGGCGCCGATGAGATCGGGCCGGGCCTCTCTCTCATCAAGGGCGGTGGCGGAGCCTTGCTGCGCGAAAAGATCGTTGCCGCTGCGTCGGACCACATGATCGTCATCGCCGACGAATCGAAATTGCTGCCGGCGCTGGGGGCTTTTCCGCTGCCGATCGAAGTCGTGCCGTTTGGTCTCATGGCGACACGCAACGCGATCGCTGCTGCCCTGGAAAGTCTTGCCCTGCCGCCTGAGCTGAAACTGCGGACCGGCAGCGCCGGCCTTGCTTTCGTCACGGATGGCGGCCACTTCATTCTCGACGCGGCGCTCGGCCGCATTCCCGATCCGAAATCGCTGGCTGGCAAGCTCGCTGCGATCCCGGGGGTTGTGGAACACGGCTTGTTTTTGGGGCTTGCACGGACCGCTATTGTCGCAGGGGCGGCCGGCGTTCGCGTGATTGAACAATCATGATGATCAGATCCACAGGAGTTTTCTCGATGCGTGTTGCAACGCTGTACCGCTTGGCTTGCGCCAGCCTCGCTGCCCTTGCGCTGATCGCGCCGACGAAATTCGCACAGGCGCAACAGCCTTCGCCGGCCGCCATTACGACAGCCGGTGAAATTCTCGACATCAAGAATTCGATGGCGATGTTCGATCCTCTGGTTCCCGGCGTGATCGAGCAGTCCAAGACCACGCTGCTGCAGATGAATCCGAACCTGTTCAAGGACCTGAACGAAGTCGCCGGAAACTTGCGCAAGGAATATGCGCCACGCCTGGCCTCGCTGAAATCCGACATCGTCAAGCTTTACGCGGAGCGTTTCACCGAACAGGAATTGAAGGACACGCTGGCCTTCTACAAGTCGCCGCTCGGCAAGAAGATTCTCACCGAGGAAGTGGGCTTTGTCGATCGCACCATGTCGACGGCGCAGGATTGGGCGGTGAAGCTGAATGAGGAAATCCTTGCCCGCTTTCGCGCCGAGATGAAGAAAAAAGGTCACAACCTCTAGCGCCGCTGATGTCCGATGAGTGATTTCGACGTCGATCTGTTCGTCATCGGTGCCGGTTCCGGAGGTGTGCGCGCATCGCGCATTGCCGCAGGCTATGGCGCCAAGGTCATGGTCGCGGAGGAATATCGCGTCGGCGGTACCTGTGTGATCAGGGGCTGCGTTCCGAAGAAGTTGCTGGTTTACGCCTCGCGTTTCGCCGAGGAATTCGAGGATGCTGCGGGCTATGGCTGGACACTTGGTGAGCCCAAATTCGACTGGGCGACGCTGATTGCCAACAAGGATCGCGAGATCGACCGGCTCGAAGCGGCTTATGTCACCAATCTGGAGCGATCCGGTGTCGAGATTGTGCGAAGCCGGGCCATCATTGAAGACGCGCACCGTGTACGGCTCGTCGCCTCCGGCAAGATCGTGCGGGCCAAGCATATCCTGATCGCGACCGGCGGCTGGCCCGACAACGGCGCCGATATCGCCGGGCTCGAGCATGTCATTTCTTCGAACGAGGCGTTTCATCTGAAGGAATTGCCGAAGCGCGTCCTGATCCAGGGCGGTGGTTATATCGCCGTCGAATTCGCCGGTATTTTCCGCGGCCTCGGTTCCGAGGTGACGCTGATCTATCGCGGCGACAACATCCTGCGCGGTTTCGATGACGATGTGCGCGAGCATCTTCGCATCGAAATGGAGCAGCGCGGGATCAAGATCATTACGAAACAGATCGTCGATGGCGTCGAGAAGGTGGATCACGGTTTGTGCGTGTCGCTGTCCGACCATGAATCTCAGGTTGTCGATCTGGTGATGTTCGCGACTGGCCGGCGGCCGAATGTGACAGGGCTTGGTCTCGACAGGGTCGGCGTGCGCGTCAACGCCAAAGGCGCAATCGAGGTCGACAAGTTCTCGCAGACGTCTGTTCCGCATATCTACGCGGTGGGCGATGTCACGGATCGCGTTGCGCTAACGCCGGTTGCGATCCGCGAAGGACACGCCTTTGCCGACACCGTGTTCGGGGGGAAATCGATTGCCGTCGATCACACCGACATTCCAACGGCGGTTTTTTCCGAACCCGAAGTCGGCGTCATCGGACTGACCGAGGCGCAAGCGCGCCGGGACTTCGCGCGCGTCGACATTTACAAGACCAGCTTCCGGCCGATGAAGGCGACGCTGGCCGCGCGCAATACGCGGTCCTTTTTCAAGCTCATCGTCGATGGCGAGACCGACCGCGTGCTCGGATGCCACATCATTGGCCCCGATGCCGGGGAGATTATCCAGGTCGTTGGCATCGCGATCAAGATGCGCGCCACCAAGGCGGATTTCGATTCCGTGATGGCCGTTCACCCGACCGCTGCCGAAGAACTGGTCACCATGCGAACCAAGGCGGCCACCTACGTGCGGGCGGCTGCGGAATAGAGATTTTGCGTCCGCTCAACTCAGATCAGGCGCGCGAGCAGGGCTCCGACCATATAGGCGACCGCGGCTGCGAGCAGGCCGATCGCCAGCGTTTCAAGACCTGATGCCCACCAGCTTCTGTCTGACCACCGGCTTTTCAACGATCCGATCAGCATGAAAACAATGGCGGTGAGTGCGATCGCAATGAAGGGTCCGTCTGTTATTCCCAGCGCGAAGGGAGCAAGTGGCACAAGGCCAGCGATCGCGAAAGCGAGGAATGTGACACCGGCCGCCCAGGCAGGCGATCGCGATGAGGCGGCGATGCCATACTCTTCTGACAGCATCAGATCAATCCAGACGTCGCGCCGCGATACGACAAGACGCGTCAGTGTTTCGAGCGCTTCGTCTGCGTATCCCTTTTTGCGGAATATCTCGCGAACCTCATCGGTTTCGCCCGGGGCGTCGAGCGCGATATGCCGCTCTTCCTGGGCGCGCAGGCGTGATGCCTGTTCAGCCGCAGCCTTGCTCGCGGTGTAATTGCCTGCCGCCATCGAAAAACCGTCAGCCAGCAGATTGGCTGCTCCGAGAATGAGGACAACGCGAGCCGACAGATTGGCGCCGATCGCTCCAGAGACGACGGCAAAGGTGGTTACGGTTCCATCGATCGCGCCATAGACCGCGTCAGGTAGATAGTTGGCGCGAGGACCGCGCGCGAGACGCGCCGCGATCGCGGAGGGATCGTGCGAATGTTCGAGCTCATCGGGCATGGCGTCTCCGGCGGTGAATGACGAACGCGGATGGTCGATCTCAGTCTGGTATATACATGCCCGCTTCCCGAAACGGGACCTCTGCGGGCCGAATCGTCGCCGGCCCGAAATGATGTTAGAAACCGCCTGCCACCCGTCATCGACAGAGATGTGCGGAGACTTGGTTACGAGCACGGAACGAATGATCGACCTGACATCCGATGGCGGTTTGCAGCGAGCTGCAGTAATCGCTGTTGTATCTGTGCTGGCGCTGATTTTCGCAAGAGAGGTCGCCCAAGCGCAGGACCAATTCCATACGGGCAGCCTGCCACATCGCGAATTCCTGGTCGGAACGAAAGAAGCTCCACCCTTTGCGATGAAATCATCCGACGGACAATGGACTGGAATCAGCATCGACCTGTGGCGCCGCATCGCTCAAGAAAAGAATCTGCGCTACCGCTTCGTCGAAGAAGAAACGGTGCAGGGACTGGTCGATGGCATTGCGGAGAAAAAATTCGATATTGCTGTCGCCGCCTTGACGGTGACGGCAGCGCGCGAGGATATGCTGGATTTTACCGCGCCGTTCTACGCAACCGGGCTCGGCATTGCGGTTGCTGCTGGCGGGATCGCGAGTTGGACGCCGGTGCTGCGCGCTCTGACATCGTTCAGCTTCCTCCAGGCAGTGCTGGCTTTAATCGGCCTCGCATTAGTGGTTGGGCTGGTCGTCTGGTTCCTCGAACGGCGTCACAACGAAGAATTCGGTGGTACGATCGCCAAGGGCCTGAGTTCGAGCGTCTGGTGGACCACGGTTGCGATGACCCAGCGCGGCATCGGCCATGCTGGGCCGCGCACCATGCCCGGGCGCTTTGTCGCCATGCTCTGGATGGTCGGATCGATTATCGCCATCGCCGTCTTCACCGCCGGCATCACCTCGGCACTGACCATCCGCCACTTACAGGGCAACGTGCAGAGCGTCACGGATCTGTCGAAGGTCCGCGTCGGGATGGTCGCAAGCTCGTCGACTGAGGAGGTGCTCGACCGGATTCGTGTGAGCTACAAGGCTTATCCGAACGCGAAAGAAGGGCTGCAGGCGATCCGGCGTGGCGAGATCGACGCATTCGTCTATGACCGCCCGCTATTGGCCTGGATCGTGAACCAGGATTTCCGTTTCACGATCCATTTGCTCGACGTCAGCTTCGATCCGCAACACTATGCTTTGGCGCTGCCGCCGGGCAGTCCGCTCCGCAAACCGCTCAATATCGCGATCCTGAAATCGGTCCAGAGCTCCTGGTGGGACGATGTCCTCTATCGCTATATGGGCAGCCGCTGACAGTGTGGTGGCCCCGGCCAGGGCTTCTCGACCGTGGCCAGACCTCTTAAGTCCGGCTATAACGCCGCCGAGTGGAAGTGGCCCAAAGAGGCTTGGGGGCCGCAGGAGTAGCGACAATGCCTGAACGTTGGACGCCCGATGGCTGGCGCGCAAAGCCGGTCGTGCAGGTGCCAGAATACCCGGACAAGGCGGCCTTGGCCGCGGTTGAAAAGCAGCTTGCCAGCTTTCCGCCGCTGGTTTTTGCAGGTGAAGCCCGCAACCTGAAGAAGCAGCTTGCGCGCGTCTGCGCCGGCGAGGCGTTCCTGCTTCAGGGCGGCGATTGCGCCGAAAGCTTCGCCGAACACGGTCCCAACAATATCCGCGACTTCTTCCGCGTCTTCCTGCAGATGGCGGTGGTGCTGACCTTCGCCGGTGGCTCTCCGGTGGTCAAGGTGGGCCGGATCGCCGGCCAGTTCGCCAAGCCGCGTTCCTCGCCGACCGAAAAGCGCGGCGATGTCGAATTGCCGAGCTATCGCGGCGACATCATCAACGGCAACGAGTTCACACCGGAAGCGCGCATTCCCGATCCGCGCCGCCAGATAGAGGCTTATCGTCAGTCGGCGGCGACGCTGAACCTCCTGCGCGCCTTTGCCCATGGTGGCTACGCCAATCTCGCGACCGTGCATCAATGGATGCTGGGCTTCGTGAAGGATTCGCCGCAGGCCCGCCGCTATCAGGAACTGGCAGATCGTATCTCCGAAGCCCTCGGCTTCATGCGCGCCTGCGGGCTCGATCTCGAAAGTCATCCCGAGCTGCGCACGACCGATCTCTATACGAGCCACGAGGCGTTGCTGCTTGGCTTCGAAGAGGCGATGACGCGCGTCGATTCGACCAGCGGTGACTGGTACTGCACCTCCGGGCATATGGTCTGGATCGGTGACCGCACCCGACAACTCGACCACGCTCATGTGGAATATTGCCGCGGCATCAAGAATCCGATTGGCCTGAAATGCGGTCCGTCATTGAAGGCTGACGATCTCCTGAAGCTGATCGACATTCTCAATCCGGACAACGAGCCTGGCCGGCTGACGCTCATCGGCCGCTTCGGCAACGAGAAAGTTGCCGAGCATTTGCCAGCGCTGGTTCGCGCTGTGAAGCGCGAAGGCCGTGAGGTTGTGTGGTCATGCGATCCCATGCATGGCAACACGATCACCTCGGTGTCAGGCTACAAGACGCGGCCGTTCGATCGCATCCTCAATGAGGTGAAGGACTTCTTTGCCGTGCATACCGCTGAAGGCACTTACGCCGGCGGCGTGCATCTCGAAATGACCGGCCAGAACGTCACCGAGTGCACCGGCGGCGCGCGCGCGATTTCGGATTCCGATCTCAACGATCGCTATCATACCTTCTGCGATCCACGCCTGAATGCCGAACAGTCGATCGATATGGCATTCCTGGTTGCTGAATTGCTGAAGAAGGAGCGTGAGGCGAAGGCCAAGCCGCTGCCGCAGGTGGCAGGGCTTTAAGGGAAACGAAGCATTTTCCCTTTTCTCCGCGTAAGCGAGGATCCAGTCTTCCATTTTGTTACTGGGTCCCAGCTTTCGCGGGGACCAGCGGATGATGGTGCGGTTGTGGATAATCTGGATCAGGTCATCCTCAACAAAATCTTGATCCGCAGAAGCCGTTGTTTTTCGGGCTTTTTGAGCACG
The genomic region above belongs to Pseudorhodoplanes sinuspersici and contains:
- the gor gene encoding glutathione-disulfide reductase — its product is MSDFDVDLFVIGAGSGGVRASRIAAGYGAKVMVAEEYRVGGTCVIRGCVPKKLLVYASRFAEEFEDAAGYGWTLGEPKFDWATLIANKDREIDRLEAAYVTNLERSGVEIVRSRAIIEDAHRVRLVASGKIVRAKHILIATGGWPDNGADIAGLEHVISSNEAFHLKELPKRVLIQGGGYIAVEFAGIFRGLGSEVTLIYRGDNILRGFDDDVREHLRIEMEQRGIKIITKQIVDGVEKVDHGLCVSLSDHESQVVDLVMFATGRRPNVTGLGLDRVGVRVNAKGAIEVDKFSQTSVPHIYAVGDVTDRVALTPVAIREGHAFADTVFGGKSIAVDHTDIPTAVFSEPEVGVIGLTEAQARRDFARVDIYKTSFRPMKATLAARNTRSFFKLIVDGETDRVLGCHIIGPDAGEIIQVVGIAIKMRATKADFDSVMAVHPTAAEELVTMRTKAATYVRAAAE
- the rpiA gene encoding ribose-5-phosphate isomerase RpiA; the encoded protein is MTPDDLKRQAAARALDWVRPGMRLGLGTGSTARHFVELLGERVRAGLDVIGVPTSETTQADAERFGVPVTTLDDEPRLQVTVDGADEIGPGLSLIKGGGGALLREKIVAAASDHMIVIADESKLLPALGAFPLPIEVVPFGLMATRNAIAAALESLALPPELKLRTGSAGLAFVTDGGHFILDAALGRIPDPKSLAGKLAAIPGVVEHGLFLGLARTAIVAGAAGVRVIEQS
- a CDS encoding VIT1/CCC1 transporter family protein is translated as MPDELEHSHDPSAIAARLARGPRANYLPDAVYGAIDGTVTTFAVVSGAIGANLSARVVLILGAANLLADGFSMAAGNYTASKAAAEQASRLRAQEERHIALDAPGETDEVREIFRKKGYADEALETLTRLVVSRRDVWIDLMLSEEYGIAASSRSPAWAAGVTFLAFAIAGLVPLAPFALGITDGPFIAIALTAIVFMLIGSLKSRWSDRSWWASGLETLAIGLLAAAVAYMVGALLARLI
- a CDS encoding DUF2059 domain-containing protein, yielding MRVATLYRLACASLAALALIAPTKFAQAQQPSPAAITTAGEILDIKNSMAMFDPLVPGVIEQSKTTLLQMNPNLFKDLNEVAGNLRKEYAPRLASLKSDIVKLYAERFTEQELKDTLAFYKSPLGKKILTEEVGFVDRTMSTAQDWAVKLNEEILARFRAEMKKKGHNL
- a CDS encoding PEGA domain-containing protein — encoded protein: MSKVLVFAICGVALAGCTASGDLMKTATPTVPLQFESEPAGAEVKTSGGQTCRTPCALAVPAADMQVTYSLNGYQPQTVAVKLIPPEDIRGSDDSGVTMTEPRFDPSPVMAELVKATPARRPAKKTPVAKRRAPAAAAAQEQPEPGDGGGAPAPSTSGFNPPPASNGGFTQPAPQRSAPPPSGGWPAPR
- the gph gene encoding phosphoglycolate phosphatase (PGP is an essential enzyme in the glycolate salvage pathway in higher organisms (photorespiration in plants). Phosphoglycolate results from the oxidase activity of RubisCO in the Calvin cycle when concentrations of carbon dioxide are low relative to oxygen. This enzyme is a member of the Haloacid Dehalogenase (HAD) superfamily of aspartate-nucleophile hydrolase enzymes (PF00702).), producing MSNPIIVFDLDGTLVDTAPDLIATLNLVLTLENIPPVPFEKARAMIGGGVRPLIEEALIEQQRHLGEAAVDALFEQYVRHYQEHIADHSRPYPGCEDVLEVLGAQGFTLAVCTNKYESLSVRLLDALDMKAHFAAICGQDTFPMKKPDPEMLIRTIQHAGGDISRAVMVGDSDTDVRTARAAGIPIIGVDFGYTDIPMAKLSPDRLVSHFEQLPALVMELVPATSSVN
- a CDS encoding transporter substrate-binding domain-containing protein, whose protein sequence is MIDLTSDGGLQRAAVIAVVSVLALIFAREVAQAQDQFHTGSLPHREFLVGTKEAPPFAMKSSDGQWTGISIDLWRRIAQEKNLRYRFVEEETVQGLVDGIAEKKFDIAVAALTVTAAREDMLDFTAPFYATGLGIAVAAGGIASWTPVLRALTSFSFLQAVLALIGLALVVGLVVWFLERRHNEEFGGTIAKGLSSSVWWTTVAMTQRGIGHAGPRTMPGRFVAMLWMVGSIIAIAVFTAGITSALTIRHLQGNVQSVTDLSKVRVGMVASSSTEEVLDRIRVSYKAYPNAKEGLQAIRRGEIDAFVYDRPLLAWIVNQDFRFTIHLLDVSFDPQHYALALPPGSPLRKPLNIAILKSVQSSWWDDVLYRYMGSR
- a CDS encoding class II 3-deoxy-7-phosphoheptulonate synthase — its product is MPERWTPDGWRAKPVVQVPEYPDKAALAAVEKQLASFPPLVFAGEARNLKKQLARVCAGEAFLLQGGDCAESFAEHGPNNIRDFFRVFLQMAVVLTFAGGSPVVKVGRIAGQFAKPRSSPTEKRGDVELPSYRGDIINGNEFTPEARIPDPRRQIEAYRQSAATLNLLRAFAHGGYANLATVHQWMLGFVKDSPQARRYQELADRISEALGFMRACGLDLESHPELRTTDLYTSHEALLLGFEEAMTRVDSTSGDWYCTSGHMVWIGDRTRQLDHAHVEYCRGIKNPIGLKCGPSLKADDLLKLIDILNPDNEPGRLTLIGRFGNEKVAEHLPALVRAVKREGREVVWSCDPMHGNTITSVSGYKTRPFDRILNEVKDFFAVHTAEGTYAGGVHLEMTGQNVTECTGGARAISDSDLNDRYHTFCDPRLNAEQSIDMAFLVAELLKKEREAKAKPLPQVAGL
- a CDS encoding porin, giving the protein MKQIALAAVAVALPAMGLAAEPNSKPTKKPADTKGQTSHKSQTKPCSEYGEGFVRLEGSSTCVKVSGYVRFQAGRSR